A genome region from Streptomyces antimycoticus includes the following:
- a CDS encoding GntR family transcriptional regulator produces MEPGRIDRSAALPFYAQLKELLLPQLGSVWKVGERLPGEVSLCEQYGVSRTVVRQALDELEGEGRIVRRKGQGTFVAARKVDESLFQSMTGLHEDVAARGSVLVSAVRRLEFAPATADAARELEVEEGSPLLHLERLRYVNDEPWALTSTWLPHQVAPGLLDEDLTRQSLYALLEDKYGVSLDHGRRLVEAVPAAPSVAEALGVDAHDPVLLLRSTAWDQEGRPVEYFTAYHRADRSRFQVHVRRRRRSGAPPSMLVSDSSD; encoded by the coding sequence GTGGAACCCGGACGGATTGACCGCAGCGCCGCACTGCCCTTCTACGCGCAACTCAAGGAGTTGCTGCTGCCTCAGCTCGGCAGCGTCTGGAAGGTGGGTGAGCGCCTGCCCGGTGAGGTGAGCCTGTGCGAGCAGTACGGCGTCTCCCGGACCGTCGTGCGTCAGGCCCTCGACGAACTGGAGGGTGAGGGCCGCATCGTGCGGCGCAAGGGGCAGGGCACCTTCGTGGCCGCCCGCAAGGTCGACGAGTCGCTCTTCCAGTCCATGACGGGACTGCATGAGGATGTGGCCGCCCGCGGTTCCGTGCTGGTCAGCGCGGTGCGTCGGCTGGAATTCGCCCCCGCGACGGCGGACGCCGCCCGCGAGCTCGAGGTCGAGGAGGGCTCGCCGCTGCTCCATCTGGAGCGACTGCGCTACGTCAACGACGAGCCGTGGGCGCTGACCAGCACCTGGCTGCCGCACCAGGTGGCCCCCGGGCTGCTCGACGAGGACCTGACACGGCAGTCGCTCTACGCCCTTCTGGAGGACAAGTACGGCGTCAGCCTGGACCATGGCAGGCGTCTGGTGGAGGCGGTGCCCGCCGCCCCGTCGGTGGCCGAGGCGCTCGGCGTGGACGCCCACGATCCGGTGCTGCTCCTGCGCAGCACCGCCTGGGACCAGGAGGGCAGGCCGGTGGAGTACTTCACCGCCTACCACCGCGCGGACCGCAGCCGCTTCCAGGTGCATGTGCGCAGGAGGCGCCGGTCCGGAGCGCCACCGTCGATGCTGGTGAGCGACAGCTCCGACTGA
- a CDS encoding zinc-dependent alcohol dehydrogenase, with translation MTLPDHSAPVTEKESRAPAIHQRQIRVTAPRRVALVERDLTGPPPPGEVRVRVREVGVCGSDLKMWSGEHAVLKPPLVLGHEAWGTVEEHAVAPDATDAAPLVPGTPVVIVPPAGCGTCHNCARGREQLCARMRFVGGQIDGAMARFLTVPPRHLLRIDPRVPEELRVLIEPLTVAVHAVSRARVAAGDQVLVIGAGPIGVFCSLVLAAQGVGHVVVTDRDPQRLDLAHRLGVPHHVRTTAAQPLLAAGDHIRSEGADVVFDCVGAQATTTQALTATCRGGRTVLVGISPAELTVGGVALQRGERELIGVQMYQREDFTHAMGLLAEGLVPAIDGLKRSRPLDRAGELLDELARRPGPVLKETLLPD, from the coding sequence ATGACCCTCCCCGACCACTCCGCGCCCGTGACCGAGAAGGAGTCGCGGGCCCCGGCCATCCACCAGCGTCAGATCCGTGTCACCGCGCCCCGGCGGGTCGCCCTCGTCGAGCGGGACCTCACCGGTCCCCCGCCACCCGGCGAGGTCCGGGTCCGGGTCCGCGAAGTCGGCGTGTGCGGCAGCGACCTGAAGATGTGGTCGGGCGAGCACGCCGTGCTCAAACCCCCGTTGGTCCTCGGGCACGAGGCGTGGGGAACCGTCGAAGAACACGCCGTGGCCCCCGATGCCACCGACGCCGCACCGCTCGTCCCCGGCACTCCCGTGGTCATCGTTCCCCCGGCCGGCTGCGGCACCTGCCACAACTGCGCGCGAGGGCGTGAGCAGTTGTGTGCGCGGATGCGGTTCGTCGGCGGCCAGATCGACGGCGCCATGGCCCGGTTCCTGACCGTCCCGCCACGCCATCTCCTGCGGATCGACCCCCGGGTGCCCGAGGAACTGCGGGTCCTGATCGAACCGCTGACGGTGGCCGTGCACGCGGTCAGCCGGGCCCGCGTCGCCGCCGGTGATCAGGTCCTGGTGATCGGTGCGGGGCCCATCGGCGTCTTCTGCTCGCTCGTGCTCGCCGCCCAGGGCGTCGGCCATGTGGTGGTGACCGACCGGGACCCGCAGCGGCTGGACCTCGCCCACCGGCTCGGAGTGCCGCACCACGTGCGCACGACGGCCGCCCAGCCACTTCTCGCGGCCGGGGACCACATCCGTTCCGAGGGGGCGGACGTGGTGTTCGACTGCGTCGGTGCACAGGCCACCACCACGCAGGCGCTGACGGCGACCTGCCGTGGCGGCCGAACCGTCCTGGTGGGCATCAGCCCCGCCGAACTGACCGTCGGCGGAGTGGCGCTCCAGCGCGGCGAACGCGAGCTCATCGGCGTCCAGATGTACCAGCGCGAGGACTTCACCCACGCGATGGGCCTGCTGGCCGAAGGGCTCGTCCCGGCCATCGACGGTCTCAAGCGCTCCCGGCCGCTCGACCGGGCCGGGGAGCTCCTCGACGAGCTCGCCCGGCGGCCGGGCCCGGTTCTGAAGGAAACCCTGCTCCCGGACTGA
- a CDS encoding zinc-dependent alcohol dehydrogenase — MTVTADGEVIVEEVARARPAAGEARVRTLLTGICGSDVHARRGEHPFISRPYHPGHEAVGVVAGLGPGVTSVAEGDRVLLEPNLVCGTCRHCRSGRYNICGGLRVVGCQTAGAMADSFTVSADRLHRVPDQLTDVQAVLVEPLATPVHAVRQAGDLVGGGVLVLGAGPIGLLTALAARAAGARTVIVTDPVAAKRDRAVRLGADAALASGTPGLPDLVRERLGGGADVVFDCVSVSASITQAVQSVEKGGTVMVVGVPQGPSSVPLDLVQDREITVRGSLMYVGEDVRAAMSLLETGVVPADEFVTATFPLERADEAFRAAGGPDQMKVLVTVG, encoded by the coding sequence GTGACCGTGACCGCGGACGGTGAGGTCATCGTGGAGGAGGTGGCACGTGCGCGGCCCGCGGCCGGCGAGGCGCGGGTACGCACCCTGCTGACCGGCATCTGCGGCTCGGACGTACACGCCCGCCGCGGCGAACACCCCTTCATCTCCCGGCCGTACCACCCGGGACACGAGGCCGTCGGCGTGGTCGCCGGCCTTGGCCCCGGCGTCACATCCGTGGCCGAGGGGGACCGGGTGCTGCTCGAGCCCAATCTGGTGTGCGGGACGTGCCGCCACTGCCGCTCCGGCCGCTACAACATCTGCGGGGGGCTGCGCGTGGTCGGCTGTCAGACGGCCGGGGCGATGGCGGACAGCTTCACCGTCTCCGCCGACCGGCTGCACCGGGTGCCCGATCAGCTCACCGATGTCCAGGCCGTGCTCGTCGAACCGCTGGCCACTCCCGTCCACGCGGTGCGCCAGGCCGGGGACCTCGTCGGCGGTGGCGTGCTGGTCCTCGGCGCCGGGCCGATCGGGCTGCTCACGGCCCTGGCCGCACGCGCGGCGGGCGCGCGGACCGTGATCGTCACCGATCCGGTGGCGGCGAAGCGGGACCGGGCCGTGCGGCTGGGGGCGGACGCGGCGCTCGCCTCCGGCACCCCCGGTCTGCCGGACCTGGTCAGGGAGCGGCTCGGCGGCGGCGCGGACGTGGTGTTCGACTGCGTCTCCGTGTCCGCCTCGATCACCCAGGCCGTCCAGTCCGTCGAGAAGGGCGGCACCGTCATGGTCGTCGGCGTGCCCCAGGGCCCGTCGAGTGTCCCGCTGGACCTCGTCCAGGACCGCGAGATCACCGTGCGGGGCTCCCTCATGTACGTCGGGGAGGACGTGCGCGCCGCGATGTCGCTTCTCGAGACCGGCGTCGTACCGGCTGACGAGTTCGTCACCGCCACCTTCCCCCTGGAGCGAGCGGACGAGGCGTTCCGGGCCGCCGGCGGCCCGGACCAGATGAAGGTGCTGGTGACGGTCGGCTGA
- a CDS encoding MFS transporter has protein sequence MNPPPAVTRPSRPPAGTPNIRTVAWATMIGTAIEWYDFFTYGIAAALVFNTLFFPADTSPLVGTLLAFSTYAVGFAARPIGGVVFAHFGDKIGRKSMLVLSLLLMGGSTFCIGLLPGYSTWGVAAPLLLVALRVVQGFGVGGEWGAAALMAVEHAPPNRRGFYGSWPQMGVPAGMLIANLAFFALSGNMSDHDFQDWGWRVPFLGSAVLIVLGLVIRLRVSESPVFRAMEQEGRIERRPVIAVLRTQPGNVLRAAGIRFAENSTFYIHTTFVLTYGTTVLTLVRDDLLIGVVITAALGLISLPLWGRLSDRVGRRPVVLFGSVLLAALSWPFFWALDSESLPIIYLVTILCVNVGNHAVYAPQSAYFAELFEPEVRYSGASIGSQAASVLAGGLSPLIATALLEAGDGYHLIALYMTAMALITVCTALISPDPYRQSLKRSPTPGVHDARPTESTTEKSHG, from the coding sequence ATGAATCCTCCCCCCGCCGTCACACGGCCCTCCCGTCCCCCCGCCGGCACACCCAACATCCGCACCGTGGCCTGGGCGACCATGATCGGAACGGCCATCGAGTGGTACGACTTCTTCACCTACGGCATCGCCGCGGCCCTGGTCTTCAACACGCTCTTCTTCCCCGCCGACACCTCGCCCCTGGTGGGAACGCTCCTCGCGTTCAGCACCTACGCCGTGGGGTTCGCCGCCCGGCCCATCGGCGGCGTTGTCTTCGCACACTTCGGGGACAAGATCGGCCGCAAGTCCATGCTGGTGCTCTCGCTGCTGCTCATGGGCGGCAGCACCTTCTGTATCGGGCTGCTTCCCGGCTACTCCACCTGGGGTGTCGCCGCGCCCCTGCTCCTGGTGGCCCTGCGGGTCGTCCAGGGATTCGGGGTGGGCGGCGAATGGGGCGCGGCAGCCCTGATGGCGGTCGAGCACGCACCGCCCAACCGCCGTGGTTTCTACGGCAGCTGGCCGCAGATGGGGGTTCCCGCCGGAATGCTCATCGCCAACCTGGCCTTCTTCGCCCTGTCGGGCAACATGAGCGACCACGACTTCCAGGACTGGGGCTGGCGCGTTCCCTTCCTCGGCTCCGCGGTGCTCATCGTGCTCGGGCTCGTCATCCGGCTCCGGGTGAGCGAGTCCCCGGTGTTCCGCGCGATGGAGCAGGAGGGCCGGATCGAGCGACGGCCGGTGATCGCCGTGCTCCGTACCCAGCCCGGGAACGTCCTGCGCGCCGCGGGCATCAGGTTCGCCGAGAACAGCACCTTCTACATCCACACCACCTTCGTACTCACCTACGGCACCACGGTGCTCACCCTGGTACGCGACGACCTGCTCATCGGGGTGGTCATCACGGCCGCCCTGGGGCTGATCAGCCTGCCCCTGTGGGGACGGCTGTCGGACCGGGTCGGACGCCGGCCCGTCGTGCTCTTCGGTTCCGTCCTGCTCGCCGCCCTGTCCTGGCCCTTCTTCTGGGCGCTCGACAGCGAGTCGCTGCCGATCATCTATCTCGTCACGATCCTGTGCGTCAACGTCGGCAACCACGCGGTGTACGCACCGCAATCCGCCTACTTCGCCGAGCTGTTCGAGCCCGAGGTCCGCTACAGCGGCGCCTCGATCGGCTCACAGGCGGCCAGTGTCCTCGCCGGCGGCCTGTCCCCGCTGATCGCCACCGCCCTGCTGGAGGCGGGCGACGGCTACCACCTCATCGCCCTCTATATGACGGCGATGGCGCTGATCACCGTGTGCACGGCGCTGATCAGCCCCGACCCCTACCGCCAGTCCCTGAAGCGATCCCCCACACCGGGCGTCCACGATGCCCGGCCCACCGAATCCACCACGGAGAAGTCCCATGGCTGA
- a CDS encoding SMP-30/gluconolactonase/LRE family protein: MTTVHATPVAGGFTFLEGPRWRDGELFAADFYSERVLAFRPDRSPTARHEVRTVCEVPGRPSGLGFAPDGSLLVVSMLKRALLRWDGRALTTVARFGHLIEGVANDMLVTESGWALIGNFGNTDAEPDSLRETSLVRVSPDGRTDPQGHGLNFPNGMVLTAGRRRLLVAETFAGRISSWPVTWGGDGRPTLGEPRVWKQFGSPPGHLDIERATRELPVLPDGLAIDAHDRVWVASSIGHGAQLLAPVGTPLAFVETGGLSAYAVALGGADQSVLYLCCSPPLGTVDPAVTTDSVLYAADISALRRPAPRASRAPGKETP, encoded by the coding sequence GTGACGACCGTCCATGCCACTCCCGTCGCCGGCGGGTTCACCTTCCTCGAGGGGCCTCGATGGCGCGACGGCGAGCTGTTCGCCGCCGACTTCTACAGCGAGCGGGTACTCGCCTTCCGCCCGGACCGCTCGCCGACCGCCCGTCATGAGGTGCGCACGGTGTGCGAGGTACCGGGTCGGCCGTCCGGGCTCGGATTCGCGCCCGACGGCTCACTGCTCGTCGTCTCGATGCTGAAGCGTGCCCTCCTGCGGTGGGACGGCCGGGCCCTCACCACCGTGGCGCGCTTCGGCCACCTCATCGAGGGCGTCGCCAACGACATGCTCGTCACCGAGTCCGGCTGGGCCCTCATCGGCAACTTCGGCAATACGGACGCCGAACCCGACTCCCTGCGCGAGACCTCCCTGGTGCGGGTCTCCCCCGACGGGAGGACCGATCCGCAGGGCCACGGCCTCAACTTCCCCAACGGCATGGTGCTCACCGCGGGCCGCCGGCGGCTGCTCGTGGCGGAGACCTTCGCCGGACGCATCTCCTCGTGGCCGGTGACCTGGGGCGGCGACGGGCGGCCCACGCTCGGGGAGCCGCGGGTGTGGAAGCAGTTCGGCAGCCCGCCCGGCCACCTCGACATCGAACGCGCCACCCGTGAGCTGCCCGTACTGCCCGACGGTCTGGCCATCGACGCACACGACCGGGTCTGGGTCGCCTCCTCGATCGGGCACGGCGCCCAGCTTCTCGCGCCGGTCGGCACCCCCCTCGCCTTCGTCGAAACCGGCGGCCTCAGCGCCTACGCGGTTGCCCTCGGCGGCGCCGACCAGTCCGTTCTCTACCTCTGCTGCTCGCCGCCACTCGGCACCGTCGACCCCGCCGTCACCACCGACTCGGTGCTGTACGCCGCGGATATCTCGGCACTGCGCCGACCCGCACCGCGCGCCTCCCGCGCCCCAGGAAAGGAGACACCATGA
- a CDS encoding SDR family oxidoreductase: protein MNSHPSGRPGDMSGRTAVVSGASSGIGLAIVRRFLEAGATVHGLARRGHLIEEQARDAAPEADRLHHHGVDVGDSEAVRDWARGMSGPVDTLVCAAGTNIPERRLAQLTPRAWDSMLATNLSGTFYLLHALLPRLREAHGDVVIVSSVAGAWPDHTGPAYQAAKAGLLGLARGAGRDEYGNGIRVCTILPGIVNTPILDDRPEPPPRELRDLFVQPPDIAEACLAAITLPRRACVAEMTIVATALQSMGNTQTATPTPPRAAPGEHHSAVRPGTSSGPS, encoded by the coding sequence ATGAACAGCCACCCTTCCGGCCGGCCCGGAGACATGAGCGGGCGCACCGCCGTGGTCAGCGGAGCGAGCAGCGGAATCGGGCTCGCGATCGTACGACGCTTCCTCGAGGCGGGCGCGACCGTTCACGGACTGGCCCGGCGTGGCCACCTGATCGAGGAACAGGCTCGGGACGCCGCGCCCGAGGCGGACCGTCTGCACCACCACGGCGTGGACGTCGGTGACTCCGAGGCGGTACGGGACTGGGCGCGGGGGATGTCCGGTCCGGTGGACACCCTGGTGTGCGCCGCCGGAACCAACATCCCCGAGCGGCGCCTGGCCCAGCTGACTCCCCGGGCCTGGGACTCCATGCTCGCCACCAATCTGAGCGGGACGTTCTACCTGCTGCACGCCCTGCTCCCCCGGCTCCGCGAGGCCCACGGCGACGTGGTCATTGTGTCGAGCGTGGCCGGGGCATGGCCCGATCACACCGGCCCGGCCTATCAGGCCGCCAAAGCCGGGCTCCTGGGCCTCGCCCGGGGAGCCGGCCGGGACGAGTACGGCAACGGCATACGGGTGTGCACCATCCTGCCGGGCATCGTGAACACGCCGATCCTCGACGACCGGCCCGAACCCCCGCCGCGGGAACTGCGCGACCTGTTCGTCCAGCCACCGGACATCGCCGAGGCGTGCCTGGCGGCCATCACCCTCCCCCGGCGGGCCTGTGTCGCCGAAATGACCATCGTGGCCACCGCGTTGCAGTCCATGGGCAACACCCAGACGGCCACTCCGACGCCACCGCGAGCGGCGCCGGGGGAACACCACTCGGCGGTGCGGCCCGGCACATCCTCCGGCCCGTCCTGA
- the xylB gene encoding xylulokinase: MIIAHDLGTTGNKASLHTDDGRLVAAVTVRYDTDFRAGGIAEQDPDSWWQAVCRAGRELLARSGTPRERISVIGFSGQMMGAVLLDRAHRPVRPAMIWADHRSAEQARTLAAGLGEERAYRLLGHRIHPTYSLSKVMWVRDNEPRTFRRVAHVCLAKDYIVQRLTGTLATDPSDASSTNAFDQRAGVWSPAVLDVAAIDPGLLPDIVESTSVVGRVRAHVAEETGVPAGVPVVIGAGDGPLAALGAGVLTSGDSAYTYLGSSSWISMSARRPLYDPAMRTMTFNHVLPGHYVPTATMQAGGASLEWIAHLLRPDDGPERIARTLTRIDDADTTGLYFLPHLLGERSPYWNADARGAFVGLSRHHGPAHLAKAVLEGVAFNLATCVTAFREAGHPVDRVDAIGGGAASDTWLHILADVWGARVRRRSIVEEANSLGAAVTAAVGGGLVDGFEVARELSTVEAEFTPSADRHRDYTARHREFLDAYRSLEPWFARERA, encoded by the coding sequence GTGATCATCGCCCATGACCTCGGCACCACTGGGAACAAGGCGTCCCTGCACACCGATGACGGCCGACTGGTGGCGGCGGTGACCGTGCGCTACGACACCGACTTCCGCGCGGGCGGCATCGCGGAACAGGACCCCGACTCCTGGTGGCAGGCGGTCTGCCGGGCCGGCCGCGAACTGCTGGCCCGCAGCGGGACACCTAGGGAGCGGATCAGCGTCATCGGGTTCAGCGGCCAGATGATGGGGGCCGTGCTGCTCGACCGCGCGCACCGGCCCGTGCGGCCCGCGATGATCTGGGCCGACCACCGCAGCGCCGAGCAGGCGAGGACGCTGGCCGCCGGGCTCGGCGAGGAGCGCGCGTACCGGCTGCTGGGGCACCGGATCCACCCGACCTACTCGCTGTCCAAGGTCATGTGGGTGCGCGACAACGAACCGCGGACCTTCCGCCGGGTGGCCCATGTGTGCCTGGCCAAGGACTACATTGTCCAGCGCCTGACCGGCACGCTCGCCACCGATCCCTCCGACGCTTCCAGCACCAACGCCTTCGACCAGCGGGCGGGCGTCTGGTCACCAGCCGTGCTCGACGTGGCGGCCATCGACCCGGGCCTGCTGCCCGACATCGTGGAGTCCACCTCGGTCGTCGGCCGGGTCCGTGCGCACGTCGCGGAGGAGACCGGGGTGCCCGCCGGAGTCCCTGTCGTCATCGGCGCCGGAGACGGCCCCCTCGCCGCGCTCGGCGCCGGGGTTCTGACATCCGGCGACAGTGCCTACACCTACCTCGGCTCCTCCTCGTGGATCTCGATGTCGGCCCGGCGGCCGCTGTACGACCCGGCCATGCGCACCATGACGTTCAACCACGTCCTGCCCGGACACTATGTGCCGACGGCCACCATGCAGGCGGGCGGCGCCTCACTCGAGTGGATCGCCCACCTGCTGCGCCCCGATGACGGTCCGGAGCGCATCGCCCGCACCCTCACGCGGATCGACGACGCCGACACCACGGGGCTCTACTTCCTGCCCCACCTGCTCGGCGAGCGCTCGCCGTACTGGAACGCCGACGCCCGTGGCGCCTTCGTCGGACTCTCCCGGCACCATGGCCCCGCGCATCTGGCGAAGGCCGTCCTGGAGGGAGTCGCCTTCAACCTGGCGACCTGCGTCACCGCCTTCCGCGAGGCCGGGCATCCGGTCGACCGCGTCGACGCCATCGGCGGTGGCGCGGCGAGCGACACCTGGCTGCACATCCTCGCCGACGTCTGGGGGGCTCGCGTGCGCCGCCGCAGCATCGTCGAGGAGGCCAACAGCCTCGGTGCCGCCGTCACCGCCGCCGTGGGCGGCGGTCTGGTCGACGGCTTCGAGGTCGCTCGCGAACTCTCCACGGTGGAAGCGGAGTTCACGCCCTCCGCGGACCGGCACCGCGACTACACCGCGCGCCATCGGGAGTTCCTGGACGCCTATCGCAGCCTGGAGCCCTGGTTCGCGCGGGAGCGTGCGTAA
- a CDS encoding zinc-dependent alcohol dehydrogenase family protein — protein sequence MKAIVYDRPYAFRYTDLPDPEPGPGEVRLRVLSAGVCGTDAHLHCGEFSPRYPLTPGHEVVGEVESMGEGVTTLAAGQRVALNNRVSCGTCANCRRAKPAFCTRLRDHGVTRPGGFAEMIVVPASHCHPADDIPLDVVAFAEPVACAMHGMDVLAPQPGSDVLVFGAGTTGLLLAQLLAASGAGRVTVAAPTEAKLKLARDFGADETVVMDRHDAPASRVALRTLAPDGFDTVVDATGALAVIEQCLPLTRDGGTVFLYGMAGERERIELSPHEIFSRELTIRGSFTQAFSFDRALRVLRTGRVRTDGMITHRFGLDAYGAALDAVRDDRGCVKAVIHP from the coding sequence GTGAAAGCCATCGTCTACGACCGACCGTATGCGTTCCGCTACACCGACCTGCCGGATCCCGAGCCGGGCCCGGGTGAGGTACGTCTGCGCGTCCTGTCCGCGGGGGTCTGCGGCACGGATGCCCATCTCCACTGCGGTGAGTTCTCCCCCCGTTATCCGCTCACCCCCGGACACGAGGTGGTGGGCGAGGTGGAGTCGATGGGGGAGGGGGTGACGACTCTCGCCGCTGGACAGCGCGTCGCCCTCAACAACCGTGTCTCATGCGGTACATGCGCCAACTGCCGCCGCGCCAAGCCCGCCTTCTGCACCCGGCTGCGGGACCACGGTGTCACACGGCCGGGCGGCTTCGCCGAAATGATCGTGGTGCCCGCGTCCCACTGCCACCCCGCCGATGACATCCCCCTGGACGTCGTGGCCTTCGCCGAGCCCGTCGCGTGTGCCATGCACGGCATGGACGTGCTCGCCCCGCAACCCGGCAGCGATGTCCTCGTCTTCGGCGCCGGCACCACCGGGCTGCTGCTCGCGCAGCTGCTGGCCGCCAGTGGCGCGGGGCGGGTGACCGTCGCGGCGCCGACCGAGGCCAAGCTGAAACTGGCACGGGACTTCGGCGCCGACGAGACGGTGGTCATGGACCGCCACGACGCCCCGGCCTCCCGCGTCGCACTGCGCACCCTGGCACCCGACGGCTTCGACACCGTTGTGGACGCGACCGGCGCCCTCGCCGTGATCGAGCAGTGCCTGCCGCTCACCCGCGATGGCGGGACCGTCTTCCTCTACGGCATGGCCGGGGAGCGAGAGCGCATCGAACTCTCCCCGCACGAGATCTTCAGCCGGGAGCTGACCATCCGCGGATCCTTCACCCAGGCGTTCAGCTTCGACCGCGCGCTGCGGGTCCTGCGCACGGGCCGGGTGCGCACCGACGGCATGATCACCCATCGGTTCGGGCTGGACGCCTACGGCGCCGCCCTCGACGCCGTCCGGGACGACCGCGGCTGCGTCAAGGCGGTCATCCATCCCTGA
- a CDS encoding SDR family NAD(P)-dependent oxidoreductase: protein MAEPTVLITGAAQGIGAATARVLAERGWRVVVADLKSDAAQDQVAALDAASPVAGGHLAVAVDVTDEASVTAMFEDIRTRAGGLDALVNGAGVIFRQAAQDFDSRQWTHQLAVHLTGAMHCARGAYPLLARSRRASVVNIGSVGSTFGLPGRLGYATAKSGVLGLTRTLAAEWGPAGIRVNTVAPGYVATEMVRSGLESGALDRETLVRRTPMRRLAEPAEIATSIAFLLSSDASFVHGATLRVDGGITIDGTF from the coding sequence ATGGCTGAGCCCACCGTTCTCATCACCGGCGCCGCACAGGGGATCGGGGCCGCCACGGCCCGGGTCCTCGCCGAGCGCGGCTGGCGTGTCGTCGTCGCCGACCTCAAGAGCGACGCCGCCCAGGACCAGGTCGCGGCCCTCGACGCGGCGTCCCCGGTGGCAGGGGGACACCTGGCCGTCGCCGTCGACGTGACCGACGAGGCCAGTGTCACCGCGATGTTCGAGGACATCAGGACGCGGGCCGGTGGGCTCGACGCGCTGGTCAACGGCGCGGGGGTGATCTTCCGGCAGGCGGCCCAGGACTTCGACAGCCGGCAGTGGACCCATCAGCTCGCGGTCCATCTCACCGGCGCGATGCACTGCGCGCGCGGAGCCTACCCGCTGCTGGCCCGCAGCCGCCGGGCCAGTGTGGTCAACATCGGTTCCGTCGGGTCGACCTTCGGGCTGCCCGGCCGGCTCGGCTACGCCACCGCCAAGAGCGGAGTGCTGGGCCTCACCCGGACCCTGGCGGCCGAGTGGGGCCCGGCCGGCATCCGGGTCAACACCGTGGCACCGGGATACGTGGCCACCGAGATGGTGCGCAGTGGCCTGGAGTCGGGAGCGCTCGACCGGGAGACGCTGGTGCGGCGCACCCCGATGCGACGGCTGGCCGAGCCCGCCGAGATCGCCACCTCCATCGCCTTCCTCCTCTCCTCAGACGCCTCCTTCGTGCACGGTGCCACCCTCCGCGTCGACGGGGGCATCACGATCGACGGCACCTTCTGA
- a CDS encoding SDR family NAD(P)-dependent oxidoreductase, with protein MSWYQGARIAVTGAAGGIGRATCAHLAGLGAEVYALDLTESPAGRSILCDVTDEDSVAAAIARVVTEGGRIDGLVAAAGVVEDDVPAERMSAAEFDRVLGVNLRGTFLSCAAAARRMLDGTGGRIVTVSSMSGTHIVNHPQKQSAYNASKAAVSALTRSLAVEWGPRGVRVNSIAPGYVATALNDLKQHLHAGWKEGTVAGRFAEPEEIAAAIAWLLGDEAAYCVGTELLMDGGFALR; from the coding sequence ATGTCCTGGTATCAGGGTGCCCGGATAGCGGTCACCGGAGCCGCCGGCGGCATCGGACGGGCCACCTGCGCGCACCTGGCCGGTCTGGGCGCCGAGGTGTACGCCCTCGATCTCACCGAATCGCCCGCCGGGCGATCCATCCTCTGCGATGTCACCGACGAGGACAGTGTGGCGGCCGCGATCGCCAGGGTCGTCACCGAGGGCGGCCGGATCGACGGTCTCGTGGCGGCCGCCGGGGTGGTCGAGGACGATGTACCCGCGGAGCGGATGAGCGCCGCCGAGTTCGACCGGGTGCTCGGCGTCAATCTGAGGGGGACGTTCCTCAGCTGCGCCGCGGCCGCCCGGCGGATGCTCGACGGGACAGGGGGCCGGATCGTCACGGTCTCCTCGATGTCCGGCACTCATATCGTCAACCACCCGCAGAAGCAGTCCGCGTACAACGCCTCCAAGGCCGCCGTGAGCGCGCTGACCCGTTCCCTGGCCGTCGAGTGGGGCCCGCGTGGCGTGCGGGTCAACAGCATCGCGCCCGGCTATGTCGCCACCGCGCTCAACGACCTCAAGCAGCACCTGCACGCGGGGTGGAAGGAGGGCACCGTCGCCGGACGGTTCGCGGAACCCGAGGAGATCGCCGCCGCCATCGCCTGGCTGCTCGGTGACGAGGCCGCCTACTGCGTGGGCACGGAACTGCTGATGGACGGGGGGTTCGCACTCCGATGA